Proteins from a single region of Rhodopirellula halodulae:
- the arsD gene encoding arsenite efflux transporter metallochaperone ArsD, producing MSHVQIYDRAMCCSTGVCGPQVDQTLPTFAADLDWLKQQGHQVQRFNLAQDPAEFAANATVQRMLSEAGVECLPLVLVDGQIVSRSDYPTRENLALWTATKLSVKTMLPTADGGCCGDSGCC from the coding sequence ATGAGTCACGTGCAGATTTACGATCGAGCGATGTGTTGCAGCACGGGCGTGTGTGGACCTCAGGTGGACCAGACGTTGCCAACCTTTGCAGCCGATTTGGATTGGTTGAAGCAGCAAGGGCACCAAGTCCAGCGTTTCAATTTGGCGCAGGACCCAGCGGAGTTCGCGGCGAATGCGACGGTTCAGCGGATGTTGAGTGAGGCCGGGGTGGAGTGTTTGCCGCTGGTATTGGTCGATGGCCAGATCGTCAGCCGCAGTGACTATCCCACTCGCGAAAATTTGGCGTTGTGGACCGCGACGAAGCTTTCGGTGAAGACGATGTTGCCGACCGCGGATGGCGGATGTTGTGGCGATTCAGGTTGCTGCTGA
- the arsA gene encoding arsenical pump-driving ATPase, which yields MHYLDNPTRNLFFTGKGGVGKTSMACATAVRLADQGRRVLLVSTDPASNLDEVLGVTLGNQPTAVPAVSQLWAMNIDPEKAAAEYRERMVGPYRGVLPDAAVQSMEEQFSGSCTVEIAAFDEFARLLGDASATEDFDHIVFDTAPTGHTLRLLTLPSAWSGYMETNTSGTSCLGPLAGLQKQQAIYRSTVESLSDAERTTLVLVTRPEASTLREADRTSHELRELGVQNQALVINGMFRATTPTDEVAVAMQSRCESALETMPSGLSGLQRTEVPLAPQGLIGVETLRRVGQTHGDSSVSPKPTEGEVTMLHSLPTSELIDQLAAQERGVIMTMGKGGVGKTTVAAAVAVALAERGLKVHLSTTDPAAHVSAAMAADEISGLTISRIDPAEVTEAYRQEVLSTAGADLDDQGKELLEEDLRSPCTEEIAVFRAFADAVAEGEDGFVVLDTAPTGHTILLLDSALAYHREVSRQANEVPESVQKLLPRLRDPGFTRVLVVTLPESTPVHEAERLQQDLRRAEIEPFAWVINQSLASLSVHDPVLLGRQQSERPYLQEVMNQHAKQAVIIPWQSTPPIGLDGLRELMKSEAIC from the coding sequence ATGCATTATCTCGATAACCCCACACGCAATTTGTTTTTCACTGGCAAGGGAGGCGTCGGCAAAACCTCGATGGCCTGTGCCACCGCCGTCCGTTTGGCAGATCAAGGCCGACGGGTGTTGCTGGTGTCGACCGATCCAGCGTCCAACTTGGATGAAGTGTTGGGAGTGACGCTGGGGAACCAACCAACCGCGGTTCCGGCGGTGAGCCAGTTGTGGGCGATGAACATCGATCCGGAAAAGGCCGCCGCGGAATATCGTGAACGCATGGTGGGGCCATACCGAGGCGTCTTGCCGGATGCCGCCGTGCAAAGCATGGAAGAGCAATTCTCCGGTTCGTGCACCGTTGAGATAGCCGCTTTCGACGAGTTTGCTCGGTTGCTCGGCGATGCGTCGGCCACCGAAGACTTCGACCACATCGTGTTCGACACTGCTCCGACGGGACACACCTTGCGTTTGCTGACGTTGCCTTCGGCTTGGTCGGGATACATGGAAACCAACACGTCGGGAACATCCTGTCTGGGGCCTCTGGCGGGTTTGCAAAAGCAACAAGCGATCTATCGATCGACTGTCGAATCGCTCAGTGATGCTGAACGGACGACGTTGGTCTTGGTCACTCGTCCGGAGGCATCCACGCTTCGTGAGGCGGACCGAACCAGCCACGAACTTCGCGAGCTGGGAGTGCAGAATCAAGCGTTGGTGATCAATGGGATGTTCCGCGCAACGACTCCAACGGACGAAGTCGCGGTCGCGATGCAATCGCGATGTGAGTCCGCACTGGAAACGATGCCGAGCGGGTTGTCTGGTTTGCAACGCACGGAGGTTCCTTTGGCACCGCAGGGTTTAATTGGGGTGGAAACGCTGCGTCGTGTTGGTCAAACGCACGGCGATTCGTCGGTGTCACCCAAGCCGACTGAAGGAGAGGTAACGATGCTCCATTCTTTGCCAACCTCAGAGCTGATTGACCAATTGGCGGCGCAGGAACGTGGCGTGATCATGACGATGGGCAAAGGAGGCGTCGGCAAGACCACCGTGGCAGCCGCCGTTGCGGTCGCATTGGCCGAGCGAGGATTGAAGGTGCATTTGTCGACCACGGACCCGGCGGCTCATGTCAGCGCGGCGATGGCAGCGGACGAAATCAGCGGTCTAACAATCAGCCGCATTGATCCGGCGGAAGTGACGGAAGCCTATCGACAAGAGGTGTTGAGCACCGCCGGAGCGGATTTAGATGACCAAGGTAAGGAGTTGCTCGAAGAAGATTTGCGATCGCCGTGCACCGAAGAAATCGCGGTGTTCCGAGCCTTCGCTGACGCGGTGGCGGAGGGGGAAGATGGCTTCGTCGTTCTCGACACCGCACCCACAGGACACACCATCTTGCTGCTTGATTCAGCGTTGGCCTATCATCGCGAAGTATCACGTCAAGCCAACGAGGTGCCCGAAAGTGTCCAAAAACTGTTGCCGCGATTGCGTGATCCCGGCTTCACTCGCGTCTTGGTCGTGACCTTGCCAGAGTCGACTCCGGTTCACGAAGCCGAACGCTTGCAACAGGACCTCCGCCGAGCGGAGATTGAACCGTTCGCGTGGGTGATCAACCAATCGCTCGCCAGCCTGAGCGTTCACGATC